One genomic window of Halorhabdus sp. CBA1104 includes the following:
- a CDS encoding glycerophosphodiester phosphodiesterase: MRCIAHRGFAGLYPENTLAAIEQAGQRAAMIELDVRRCGSGELVVHHDETVDRLTTANGRVADMTATELSRLNIEGSGEGVPSLAEAIEAVPADVGLDLELKESGLLTDVRDRIADVDRDIWLSSFDISIVEAASEQTDCPVVLLVGDSSEAGIERAAGLGCAGLAPHWRLVDFALIERAHRADLGVYPWTITDVERAETFAKMGIDGIIADDPVACIEE, translated from the coding sequence ATGCGCTGTATCGCCCACCGAGGCTTTGCCGGACTGTATCCGGAGAACACGCTCGCCGCCATCGAACAGGCCGGCCAACGGGCTGCGATGATCGAACTCGACGTTCGGCGCTGTGGGTCGGGTGAACTCGTCGTCCATCACGACGAAACCGTCGATCGGTTGACGACTGCCAACGGGCGGGTCGCGGACATGACTGCGACGGAACTGTCGCGGTTGAACATCGAGGGCTCCGGTGAGGGTGTGCCGTCCCTCGCCGAGGCGATCGAGGCGGTCCCCGCCGACGTCGGCCTCGATCTCGAACTCAAAGAATCAGGCCTCCTCACCGACGTTCGGGACCGCATCGCAGACGTCGACCGTGACATCTGGCTTTCTTCGTTCGATATCTCGATCGTCGAGGCGGCCAGTGAACAGACGGATTGTCCGGTCGTGTTACTCGTCGGTGACTCCTCGGAGGCCGGTATCGAACGGGCGGCCGGACTGGGCTGTGCGGGTCTGGCCCCCCACTGGCGTCTCGTCGATTTCGCGCTCATCGAGCGGGCTCATCGAGCCGATTTGGGCGTCTACCCCTGGACGATTACCGATGTCGAGCGCGCAGAGACCTTCGCGAAAATGGGTATCGACGGCATCATCGCGGACGATCCAGTCGCGTGTATCGAGGAGTGA
- the fer gene encoding ferredoxin Fer, translated as MPSPFEVLGVDPGTPQDGIHDAYRERVKEAHPDQGGSVAQFRRVQAAYETLLEREYEAQSAVSDPPAETGARTAVEFVEYEAIVDRGWGLDDSDLFEKSRAAGINGSEYGRIAVDQDAPLLESIEDRGFAWPYSCRGGACANCAVAVLEGELSQPVNHILPEEAIEQGIRLSCVGKPQTDHLRLVYNVKHLPSIEDLRLPPRPVDRQETD; from the coding sequence GTGCCCTCTCCCTTCGAGGTACTGGGCGTCGACCCTGGCACACCCCAAGATGGAATCCACGACGCGTACCGAGAGCGTGTCAAAGAGGCCCACCCCGACCAAGGTGGGTCAGTCGCCCAGTTCCGTCGTGTTCAGGCAGCCTACGAGACACTCCTCGAAAGAGAGTACGAAGCCCAATCGGCCGTCTCGGACCCACCAGCCGAGACAGGTGCGCGGACGGCCGTCGAGTTCGTCGAGTACGAAGCGATCGTCGATCGGGGCTGGGGTCTCGATGACTCCGATCTGTTCGAAAAATCACGAGCGGCCGGGATCAACGGGAGCGAGTACGGGCGAATCGCCGTCGACCAGGACGCCCCTTTGCTGGAGTCGATCGAAGACCGTGGGTTCGCCTGGCCCTATTCCTGTCGCGGTGGTGCCTGTGCGAACTGCGCCGTCGCCGTCCTGGAAGGAGAGCTCTCACAACCAGTTAACCACATCCTGCCGGAGGAAGCCATCGAGCAGGGCATCCGGCTGTCCTGTGTCGGGAAACCACAGACGGACCACCTGCGCCTCGTCTACAACGTCAAACACCTCCCGTCGATCGAGGACCTCAGACTCCCACCGCGCCCGGTCGACCGACAGGAGACTGACTAG
- a CDS encoding methyl-accepting chemotaxis protein produces the protein MPADNSGLLPAFVRERYTARLGAALAFAIVVMLAFGLVISAQATGQLRSDVDQDLTTQANAQAAQLDTWVSAIKQDVRKTTQLPVFGSGETDRIRDRLTGMVEGNAVPDDVVAVHYLDTESMEFLTSSSDAMVGVNPADQGAAFATNPPAFDSPDDVYVSAPFSVPVVDHPIIAIISPIEGADDRALVYMTDLEARANALSAGDSTETVVVNDAGEYVAHPNTSKILTQHEGHSSTLSAGESEFSRNGDMLMGASKLTSQDWTVMVHTSVEDAYAVSNQINADLLGLVLLAIINLGLIGVTIGSNTALSLRRLAGRAQEMGEGNLEVDLSTDREDEIGTLYVSFQNMRDSLRDKIDEAESATEAAQQAREDAESERAEMEALSAHLEAKAAAYGDVLDDVADGDLTRRVDPESENEAMEIVGTELNATLDALESTIADVESFASEVASSSNTVRQNADRVSDASRQVSQSIDEIFDGASEQSERLRDIADEMETLSASAEEVASSAQEVAATSREAAEVGETGRDAAEDAIEEMGAIEDETERTRQAINDLAADLEEIGEIVDLITEIVEQTNMLAINASIEAAHSGGGEGFAVVADEIKSLAEETKDAAGDIEARIEAIQEQADETVETMETTSERMGEGVETVTEAVESLETIVEHAEEADRGIQEIDDATEDQANTAQQVMAMVEDLTAISRQTTEEADTVASAADEQTDSIAEVSESAGALRRQADELQSLLDRFEVAETNTTTADVRED, from the coding sequence ATGCCAGCAGACAACTCTGGATTGCTTCCGGCGTTTGTCCGCGAACGGTATACGGCGCGGCTAGGGGCCGCCCTCGCGTTCGCGATCGTGGTGATGCTCGCTTTCGGATTGGTCATCAGCGCACAGGCGACCGGGCAGCTTCGTTCGGATGTCGACCAGGATCTCACGACGCAGGCCAACGCCCAAGCGGCCCAACTGGACACGTGGGTGTCGGCGATCAAGCAGGACGTACGGAAGACAACGCAACTGCCGGTCTTTGGGTCCGGCGAGACTGATCGCATCCGCGACCGCCTGACGGGAATGGTCGAGGGTAACGCCGTTCCCGACGACGTCGTTGCGGTCCACTACTTAGATACCGAGTCGATGGAGTTTCTGACGAGCTCCAGCGATGCGATGGTCGGTGTCAATCCGGCCGATCAGGGCGCGGCCTTCGCGACTAACCCGCCCGCTTTCGACAGCCCGGACGACGTCTACGTCTCGGCGCCGTTTTCGGTCCCGGTTGTCGATCATCCGATCATCGCCATCATCTCGCCGATCGAAGGCGCCGACGACCGCGCACTCGTGTACATGACTGACCTCGAAGCCCGCGCGAATGCCCTCTCGGCCGGGGACAGTACGGAGACAGTCGTCGTAAACGACGCCGGCGAGTACGTTGCACATCCGAATACGAGCAAGATTCTGACCCAACACGAGGGCCATAGTAGTACGCTTTCGGCCGGTGAGTCGGAGTTCTCGCGGAATGGCGATATGCTCATGGGCGCGAGCAAGCTGACGAGCCAGGACTGGACAGTCATGGTTCATACGTCCGTCGAAGACGCCTACGCCGTCTCGAACCAGATCAACGCCGATCTCCTCGGGCTCGTGTTGCTCGCGATCATCAACCTCGGGTTGATCGGGGTGACGATCGGCTCGAACACGGCCCTCTCACTGCGTCGCCTGGCCGGTCGTGCCCAGGAGATGGGCGAGGGGAACCTCGAAGTCGATCTGTCGACCGACCGTGAAGACGAGATCGGCACCCTGTACGTATCGTTCCAAAACATGCGTGATTCTCTCCGTGACAAAATCGACGAGGCCGAAAGCGCGACTGAAGCGGCCCAACAGGCCCGCGAAGATGCCGAATCCGAGCGGGCGGAGATGGAGGCTCTGTCCGCACATCTAGAAGCGAAAGCCGCCGCCTACGGCGACGTTCTCGACGACGTTGCCGACGGCGACTTGACTCGGCGAGTCGACCCCGAAAGCGAGAACGAGGCGATGGAAATCGTCGGCACAGAGCTCAATGCGACCTTAGATGCCCTGGAGTCGACGATCGCAGACGTCGAATCCTTTGCCTCGGAAGTCGCAAGCTCTAGCAACACAGTCAGGCAAAACGCCGACCGCGTTAGCGACGCCAGCCGGCAAGTCAGCCAATCGATCGACGAAATTTTCGACGGCGCGAGCGAGCAAAGCGAGCGCTTGCGGGACATCGCCGACGAGATGGAGACGCTTTCGGCCTCGGCCGAGGAAGTCGCCAGCTCGGCCCAGGAAGTGGCCGCAACGTCCAGAGAAGCGGCCGAAGTCGGCGAAACGGGTCGAGACGCTGCCGAGGATGCGATCGAGGAGATGGGCGCGATCGAAGACGAGACCGAACGGACCCGACAGGCGATCAACGATCTCGCGGCCGACCTCGAAGAGATCGGCGAGATCGTCGATCTGATCACCGAGATCGTCGAACAGACGAACATGCTGGCGATCAACGCCTCGATCGAGGCCGCCCACTCGGGTGGTGGTGAAGGCTTTGCGGTGGTCGCCGACGAGATCAAGAGCTTAGCCGAGGAGACAAAAGACGCGGCTGGTGACATCGAAGCTCGTATCGAGGCGATTCAGGAACAGGCCGACGAGACCGTCGAAACGATGGAGACGACGAGCGAGCGCATGGGCGAGGGCGTCGAGACGGTCACCGAGGCCGTCGAGTCACTCGAAACGATCGTCGAACACGCCGAGGAAGCCGATCGTGGCATCCAGGAGATCGACGATGCGACCGAAGACCAAGCCAATACGGCCCAGCAAGTCATGGCCATGGTCGAGGATCTGACGGCGATCAGCCGCCAGACGACCGAGGAGGCAGATACCGTCGCTTCGGCGGCCGACGAGCAGACGGACTCGATCGCAGAAGTCTCCGAATCGGCGGGTGCCTTACGCCGACAGGCCGACGAGCTACAGTCCCTGCTCGATCGCTTCGAGGTCGCAGAGACGAACACAACCACTGCAGACGTGAGGGAGGACTAA
- the hisD gene encoding histidinol dehydrogenase, producing MDVQSVSALDAEQRRALFERDSGIGEIREDVAEIVDRVHREGDDALYEFCERFDGVEVEAFEISDRATQAYESIDDEVREAIETAAENIRTFHERQVPEDWTVETDDGRELGRKYYPLQSAGVYAPGGTAAYPSSVLMGVVPAKVAGVDHVAVATPPAEQINPVTLAAMHAAGADAVYQIGGAQAIAALAYGTESVESVDVIVGPGNRWVTAAKAEVRGDVRIDMLAGPSEVLTLTDDTADPEVVAAEVVAQAEHDPNAGVVAVTPNEGHAEAVATEIERQVPERERADIAREALDNDASGVFVADSMDGAVEFSDDYAPEHIFVHAANERELLEEITHYGSAFVGEFTPVAAGDYASGTNHVLPTGGSANIASGLSVDDFIRPATYQQLSEDGLETLRETITTLAGAEGLEAHAHSVEARFED from the coding sequence ATGGACGTACAGTCCGTTTCCGCCCTCGATGCGGAGCAGCGACGTGCGCTCTTCGAGCGAGACTCCGGTATTGGCGAAATCCGAGAGGACGTTGCCGAGATCGTCGACCGCGTCCATCGTGAGGGCGACGACGCGCTCTATGAGTTCTGTGAGCGCTTCGACGGCGTCGAGGTCGAGGCTTTCGAGATCAGCGACCGTGCCACCCAGGCCTACGAGTCCATCGACGACGAGGTACGCGAGGCCATCGAGACGGCCGCCGAGAACATCCGCACCTTCCACGAGCGACAGGTCCCCGAGGACTGGACGGTCGAAACCGATGACGGTCGCGAACTCGGCCGGAAGTACTATCCTCTCCAGTCGGCGGGCGTCTACGCGCCCGGTGGAACCGCAGCCTATCCCTCCAGCGTGCTGATGGGTGTCGTTCCGGCGAAAGTCGCGGGTGTCGATCACGTCGCCGTCGCGACCCCGCCCGCCGAACAGATCAACCCCGTTACGCTCGCAGCGATGCACGCCGCCGGTGCCGACGCTGTCTACCAGATCGGCGGTGCCCAGGCGATCGCCGCACTGGCGTATGGCACCGAATCGGTCGAGTCCGTCGACGTGATCGTTGGCCCCGGCAATCGGTGGGTCACGGCGGCCAAAGCCGAAGTCCGGGGCGATGTCCGGATCGACATGTTGGCCGGCCCCAGTGAAGTACTGACGCTCACGGACGACACTGCCGACCCCGAGGTCGTCGCCGCGGAAGTCGTCGCCCAGGCCGAACACGATCCCAACGCGGGCGTCGTCGCAGTGACGCCGAACGAGGGCCACGCCGAGGCCGTCGCCACAGAGATCGAGCGCCAGGTCCCCGAACGCGAGCGCGCAGACATCGCCAGAGAGGCCCTGGACAACGACGCAAGTGGCGTCTTCGTCGCCGACTCGATGGACGGGGCTGTCGAATTCAGCGACGACTACGCCCCGGAGCACATTTTCGTCCACGCCGCAAACGAGCGGGAGTTGCTCGAAGAGATAACCCACTACGGCTCGGCGTTCGTCGGTGAGTTCACGCCCGTCGCTGCCGGTGACTACGCCAGCGGGACCAACCACGTCCTGCCGACCGGTGGGTCGGCAAACATCGCCAGCGGACTGTCGGTCGATGACTTCATTCGACCGGCGACCTACCAGCAACTCTCCGAGGACGGACTCGAAACGCTCCGCGAGACGATTACGACGCTGGCCGGGGCCGAAGGGCTCGAAGCCCACGCCCACAGCGTCGAAGCGCGCTTCGAGGACTGA
- a CDS encoding bacteriorhodopsin, whose product MVEFDITLWFTLGTLGMALGSIGLGYGLLVLPSEWRRSYADVVVVTLIATVAYGLMALGIGDIGAANGATVSLPRYADWLLTTPLHVVFIAVIAGADRRLTLTAAGLQAATIVLGFAGALVTSPLKELFFLAGSLVFVIVVYLLVVEAAETADQQDVTTAGLYRKLRNFVIVLWLIYPVIWLLAPTGYGFMDAETSSLVITYIDVVAKVGFGLIALNGLQSLQSFGVDRLGQSLADD is encoded by the coding sequence ATGGTCGAATTCGATATTACGCTCTGGTTCACGCTCGGGACGCTGGGAATGGCACTCGGAAGTATCGGCCTCGGGTACGGCTTGTTGGTGCTCCCATCGGAGTGGCGCCGCAGCTACGCGGACGTCGTCGTCGTGACACTCATCGCGACAGTCGCCTACGGTCTGATGGCGCTTGGCATCGGTGATATCGGGGCCGCCAACGGAGCGACGGTGTCGCTCCCACGGTACGCCGACTGGCTGCTGACCACGCCGCTGCACGTGGTCTTCATCGCCGTCATCGCCGGTGCGGATCGCCGGCTGACGCTCACGGCTGCCGGCTTGCAAGCTGCGACGATCGTCCTCGGCTTTGCCGGGGCACTCGTGACCAGTCCCCTGAAAGAACTGTTCTTCCTCGCCGGGAGTCTGGTCTTCGTCATCGTCGTCTACTTGTTGGTCGTCGAGGCCGCAGAGACCGCCGATCAACAGGACGTCACGACCGCGGGGTTGTACCGGAAACTCCGGAACTTCGTGATCGTGCTGTGGCTGATATACCCGGTGATCTGGCTGCTCGCACCCACTGGGTATGGCTTCATGGACGCCGAGACGAGTTCACTCGTCATCACGTACATCGACGTCGTCGCGAAGGTCGGCTTCGGCCTCATCGCGCTGAACGGCTTACAGAGTCTGCAGTCGTTTGGCGTAGACCGCCTCGGCCAGTCGCTTGCGGACGACTGA
- a CDS encoding serine/threonine protein kinase, translating into MAERGDANATEANDVLEDILTSPPGSVKDLPVLLGALDDEDRQLRLVGTFGLCLLAASDPESIPSIVRRLADRFDGSSRAEAKLAYDYIASQFPERVDETHQERRDETTGGGPTGSGDGSTRHEDVGRVRPPGGMFGPRSVEPDRDVIDPTDPQRHPDADQPLEPEHNPEDVDEPRASTGVRSEQARERRQWNRLFGRLTTIVEQSRFDDLMVLSGRKHSRYAEIARVLAEDSGVERAMAIRLFHRPTGESDSFAPDLGEALDQWAEIGDHSGIVRLFHWGSQPRPWAGTDPSDATLADRSGPIEPAAALSLTIELADALEYAHQHGVVHGGIDPENVAFPTEAGATPQTASLDNPGLLGVYRWHVTPATLLDPRYAAPEYYDRRFGRIHHGTDIYQLGAVLYRFLTGRPPVSGEFEQIRQQVIDGEPPAPSRSVDVPGAIDDIVGKAMAKRSLVRYETINDFRRDVVAVHEELTHAE; encoded by the coding sequence ATGGCCGAACGCGGCGACGCAAACGCCACTGAAGCGAACGACGTGTTGGAGGACATTCTCACATCGCCTCCCGGAAGCGTCAAAGACCTCCCTGTGCTGTTGGGCGCTCTCGACGATGAAGATCGACAGCTCAGGCTCGTGGGGACGTTCGGTCTCTGTCTGCTTGCCGCCTCAGATCCGGAGTCGATCCCATCGATCGTGCGACGGTTGGCCGATCGATTCGACGGTTCGAGTCGGGCCGAGGCGAAACTCGCGTACGATTACATCGCTTCACAGTTCCCGGAACGCGTCGACGAGACCCATCAGGAACGCCGTGACGAGACCACGGGTGGTGGCCCGACCGGATCGGGAGACGGCAGCACGCGTCACGAGGATGTCGGCCGCGTCCGTCCACCGGGAGGGATGTTCGGCCCGCGATCGGTCGAACCGGACCGTGACGTCATCGATCCGACCGACCCCCAGCGCCATCCAGATGCGGACCAGCCCCTAGAGCCTGAACACAATCCAGAAGACGTCGACGAACCACGAGCGAGCACCGGTGTGCGATCGGAACAAGCACGGGAGCGACGACAGTGGAATCGGCTCTTTGGTCGTTTGACGACGATCGTCGAACAGAGCCGCTTCGACGATCTGATGGTCCTTTCGGGGCGCAAACACAGCCGCTACGCGGAGATCGCACGGGTCCTGGCCGAGGACAGCGGCGTCGAACGAGCGATGGCGATCCGGTTGTTTCACCGTCCGACCGGCGAGAGTGATTCGTTCGCCCCAGATCTCGGTGAGGCCCTCGATCAGTGGGCCGAGATTGGCGATCACTCCGGTATCGTTAGGCTGTTCCATTGGGGGAGCCAGCCCCGGCCGTGGGCTGGGACCGATCCTTCCGACGCGACCCTGGCGGATCGGAGTGGGCCGATCGAGCCCGCAGCCGCCCTCTCGCTGACGATCGAGCTGGCCGACGCACTGGAATACGCTCACCAGCATGGCGTCGTCCACGGCGGGATCGATCCCGAAAACGTCGCGTTCCCGACAGAGGCTGGCGCGACCCCGCAGACCGCTTCCCTCGACAACCCCGGCTTGCTCGGCGTCTATCGCTGGCACGTCACGCCGGCGACCCTGCTCGATCCTCGGTATGCCGCCCCCGAATACTACGATCGCCGATTCGGCCGGATTCACCACGGCACGGACATCTATCAACTCGGGGCTGTCCTCTATCGCTTCCTGACCGGACGGCCGCCCGTGTCGGGTGAGTTCGAACAGATCCGCCAGCAAGTGATAGACGGCGAGCCGCCGGCCCCATCGAGGTCAGTCGACGTGCCTGGAGCAATCGACGATATCGTCGGGAAAGCGATGGCCAAACGGTCCCTGGTCCGATACGAAACAATCAATGACTTCCGCAGAGACGTCGTGGCCGTGCACGAGGAGTTGACCCATGCAGAGTGA
- a CDS encoding cystathionine gamma-synthase, with the protein MTGDGFDPADFETRAIHAGWQPDQETGAIMPPIYASSTFAQDAPGEDRGYEYSRTGNPTRTALEDNLASLEGGEYGRAFASGMAAINTVLNLLEAGDHVVVGRDVYGGTHRLFTGVYEDYDLAFSFVDATDPDVVAEAITDETALVWIETPTNPLLQIIDIEAISAVASEGDALLAVDNTFATPYLQRPLEHGVDIVAHSLTKYLGGHSDVVGGALVTDDEQLDEQLGYYQNSVGATPDPFGCFLVLRGTKTLPVRMDQHTDNARKLAAWLDDHPAVETVYYPGLDTHPGHEIAAAQMDDFGGMLSVDLAADLDAVREFVSSTDVFTLAESLGGVESLLEHPATMTHAAVPAAERRETGITDGLVRLSVGLESFEDLQADLEQALAETVASNR; encoded by the coding sequence ATGACTGGCGACGGATTCGATCCCGCGGACTTCGAGACGCGCGCGATTCACGCCGGCTGGCAACCGGATCAAGAGACTGGCGCGATCATGCCACCGATCTATGCCTCTTCGACGTTCGCTCAGGATGCGCCCGGCGAGGATCGCGGCTACGAATACTCACGGACGGGTAATCCGACGCGAACGGCCCTAGAAGACAACCTGGCGAGCCTCGAAGGGGGCGAATACGGCCGGGCGTTCGCCAGCGGGATGGCGGCGATCAATACGGTTTTGAACTTGCTCGAGGCGGGCGATCATGTCGTCGTCGGACGGGACGTCTACGGCGGCACCCACCGACTGTTTACCGGCGTCTACGAGGACTACGACCTCGCTTTTTCGTTCGTCGACGCGACTGATCCGGACGTCGTGGCCGAGGCGATCACCGACGAGACCGCACTCGTCTGGATCGAGACGCCGACGAATCCCCTGCTGCAGATTATAGATATCGAAGCGATATCGGCGGTCGCGAGCGAGGGTGACGCGTTGCTCGCGGTGGACAACACGTTCGCGACGCCGTATCTTCAACGTCCACTCGAACACGGTGTGGACATCGTGGCCCACTCGCTGACGAAATACCTCGGCGGACACTCGGATGTCGTCGGCGGGGCGCTGGTCACCGACGACGAGCAACTCGACGAACAACTCGGCTACTATCAGAACAGCGTCGGCGCAACGCCGGACCCGTTCGGGTGTTTCCTCGTCCTTCGGGGGACCAAGACCCTCCCCGTCCGGATGGACCAACACACCGACAACGCCCGGAAGCTGGCGGCGTGGCTGGACGACCACCCGGCCGTCGAGACGGTCTATTATCCGGGGCTCGACACCCATCCTGGCCACGAGATCGCAGCGGCACAGATGGATGACTTCGGTGGGATGCTCAGCGTCGATCTGGCGGCCGATCTCGACGCTGTCCGGGAGTTCGTTTCCAGTACCGATGTGTTCACGCTTGCGGAAAGTCTCGGCGGCGTCGAGAGCCTGCTCGAACATCCAGCGACGATGACCCACGCGGCCGTTCCGGCTGCTGAACGCCGAGAAACCGGGATTACCGACGGGCTCGTCCGGCTGAGTGTCGGGTTAGAGTCGTTCGAAGATCTGCAGGCTGACCTAGAGCAGGCGCTCGCTGAGACGGTCGCATCCAACCGATAA
- the sucD gene encoding succinate--CoA ligase subunit alpha — protein MSVLVDADTRVIVQGITGGEGEFHAEQMIEYGTNVVAGAVPGKGGQEVHGVPVYDTVDRAARAEDADASVVFVPPAFAADALFEALDAPLDVVVAITEGIPTQDVSEVYEQLRRTDTHLIGPNCPGIITPGEAKLGILPGNIFTDGDVGLVSRSGTLTYQIVDSLTQRGIGQTTAIGIGGDPIIGTDFIDALELFEADPDTKAVVMCGEIGGEDEEDAARYIAEYMDTPVVGFIAGRTAPPGKRMGHAGAIVSGSGTGTAESKIDALESASVPVGDTPSDVADHVETIL, from the coding sequence ATGAGCGTACTCGTCGATGCAGACACTCGCGTTATCGTCCAGGGCATCACCGGCGGCGAGGGCGAGTTCCACGCAGAGCAGATGATCGAGTACGGGACCAACGTCGTCGCCGGCGCGGTCCCGGGGAAGGGCGGCCAGGAAGTCCACGGCGTGCCCGTCTACGATACGGTCGACCGGGCCGCACGCGCGGAAGACGCCGACGCTTCTGTCGTGTTCGTCCCGCCCGCCTTCGCCGCCGACGCGTTGTTCGAGGCCCTGGACGCGCCCCTGGATGTCGTCGTGGCGATCACCGAGGGCATCCCGACCCAGGATGTCAGCGAGGTCTACGAACAACTCCGTCGAACCGATACCCACTTGATCGGCCCCAACTGTCCGGGTATCATCACGCCCGGCGAAGCCAAACTCGGGATTCTGCCGGGCAACATCTTCACGGACGGTGACGTCGGGCTGGTCTCCCGGTCGGGGACGCTGACCTACCAGATCGTCGATAGCCTCACCCAGCGCGGGATCGGCCAGACGACAGCCATCGGCATCGGTGGCGACCCGATCATCGGGACGGACTTCATCGACGCCTTAGAACTGTTCGAGGCCGATCCCGACACGAAAGCGGTCGTCATGTGCGGGGAGATCGGCGGCGAAGACGAGGAAGACGCCGCCCGGTACATTGCCGAGTACATGGACACGCCTGTCGTCGGGTTCATCGCCGGCCGGACGGCCCCGCCGGGCAAGCGCATGGGCCATGCCGGTGCGATCGTCTCGGGCAGCGGGACTGGCACCGCCGAAAGCAAGATCGACGCCTTGGAGTCAGCCAGCGTTCCCGTCGGTGACACGCCCAGTGACGTCGCCGATCACGTCGAAACCATTCTCTGA
- a CDS encoding PLP-dependent cysteine synthase family protein, whose product MTTHDTPKASVLDTIGETPLVELDVSPATVPVYAKLETFNPGGSVKDRIGKYILEGLLDRGDIEPGGTIVEPTAGNTGIGMAIAATQLDLDAIFVVPDGFSVEKERLMAALGAEIEHISGDGGMAAATERAREIADTFDNAVVPQQFGTPLNVEAHYRTTGPEIIDALDGEVGAIVVGVGSGGTLTGITRAVREVVPDVHVVAVEPEGSMFGSLLGSEREEGPYKIEGIGTHDPDVTDLLAPDEIDEFRPVSDRDAHAEVKRLAAAEGHLVGSSAGAASVVARQVAEEIAAGERDAPFETVATVFPDGGERYLSKDIYGSFEEWEGK is encoded by the coding sequence ATGACAACACACGACACTCCCAAGGCATCGGTATTGGACACCATCGGCGAGACGCCGCTGGTCGAACTCGACGTATCACCGGCTACGGTCCCGGTTTACGCTAAGCTGGAGACGTTCAATCCCGGCGGTAGCGTGAAAGATCGCATCGGGAAGTACATCCTCGAAGGATTGCTCGACCGTGGCGACATCGAGCCAGGCGGGACGATCGTCGAGCCGACCGCTGGTAACACTGGTATCGGCATGGCGATCGCCGCGACGCAGTTAGATCTCGATGCGATCTTCGTCGTGCCGGATGGCTTTAGCGTCGAGAAAGAGCGATTGATGGCCGCCCTCGGCGCGGAGATCGAACATATTTCCGGCGATGGCGGCATGGCCGCGGCCACCGAACGCGCCCGCGAGATCGCCGACACGTTCGACAACGCCGTCGTTCCCCAGCAATTTGGGACCCCGTTGAACGTCGAGGCACACTACCGGACGACCGGCCCGGAAATCATCGACGCGCTCGACGGCGAGGTCGGGGCGATCGTCGTCGGCGTCGGCTCCGGGGGCACGTTGACAGGGATCACTCGCGCCGTCCGCGAGGTAGTGCCCGATGTCCACGTCGTCGCCGTCGAACCCGAGGGCTCGATGTTTGGTTCGCTACTCGGCTCCGAGCGTGAGGAGGGGCCGTACAAAATCGAGGGCATCGGGACGCACGATCCCGACGTGACCGACTTGCTCGCTCCCGACGAGATCGACGAATTTCGGCCAGTGAGCGACCGAGACGCCCACGCTGAAGTAAAGCGACTCGCCGCCGCGGAGGGTCATCTCGTCGGCTCGAGTGCCGGCGCGGCGAGCGTCGTGGCTCGACAGGTGGCCGAGGAGATCGCGGCCGGTGAGCGAGATGCGCCCTTCGAGACCGTCGCGACGGTGTTTCCCGATGGGGGCGAGCGATATCTCTCGAAGGACATTTACGGATCCTTCGAGGAGTGGGAGGGGAAATAA
- a CDS encoding helix-turn-helix domain-containing protein — translation MGTLLPRRGERTETADEPRVLGLSDEAADEAFAALSSQTARQVLALVYEDPATPVEIRDEIGTSLQNVHYHVEKLEGAELIESVGTDYSAKGNEMNVYAPTSEALVLVAGQQEDQSLLKRAVARVLAGVGVLAGGAVAFGVVANQWLGGETTQESGGQIGIQATETGSKEGLAALLTDPAVAFFLGGAFLLVLLGAWWTVRTR, via the coding sequence ATGGGAACACTATTGCCACGCCGGGGTGAGCGGACCGAAACCGCGGACGAGCCACGGGTCCTGGGGCTGTCCGACGAAGCCGCAGACGAAGCGTTCGCCGCACTGTCCTCCCAGACGGCTCGACAGGTGCTGGCGCTCGTCTACGAGGACCCCGCGACACCGGTCGAAATCCGGGACGAGATCGGGACCTCGTTGCAGAACGTCCACTACCACGTCGAAAAATTAGAAGGGGCTGAGTTGATCGAATCTGTCGGGACTGATTACTCCGCGAAGGGCAACGAGATGAACGTCTACGCCCCGACCAGCGAGGCCCTAGTGCTCGTGGCCGGCCAACAGGAAGACCAGTCGCTGTTGAAACGTGCGGTCGCTCGGGTGCTCGCTGGCGTCGGCGTCCTCGCTGGTGGGGCGGTGGCGTTCGGCGTTGTGGCAAACCAGTGGCTCGGTGGGGAGACGACCCAAGAGTCCGGCGGGCAGATCGGCATCCAGGCCACGGAAACAGGGTCCAAAGAAGGACTCGCGGCGTTGCTGACCGACCCGGCAGTGGCATTCTTTCTCGGCGGCGCGTTCCTCCTGGTCCTCCTCGGTGCCTGGTGGACTGTCCGCACTCGTTGA